In one window of Spiroplasma corruscae DNA:
- the rpsP gene encoding 30S ribosomal protein S16, with product MVKLRLKRAGKKRAAFYRIVASDSRVKRDGEYIELVGTYNPLNGEVKLQHDIALKWLKDGAQPTDTVRNILSKNGLMKELHDFKLSNQSSKEKNPVTKKSATKKPVASKASTASKASTASKASTAKKPAAGKTTDDKPKKTTTKVKETK from the coding sequence ATGGTTAAATTAAGATTAAAAAGAGCCGGAAAAAAAAGAGCTGCTTTTTATAGAATAGTAGCTTCAGATTCACGTGTAAAACGTGATGGAGAATACATAGAGTTAGTGGGTACATATAACCCACTTAATGGAGAAGTTAAACTTCAACATGATATCGCTTTAAAATGGTTGAAGGATGGTGCTCAACCTACTGATACAGTTAGAAATATATTGTCAAAAAATGGTTTAATGAAAGAATTACATGATTTTAAATTGAGTAATCAATCATCTAAAGAAAAAAACCCAGTAACTAAAAAATCAGCAACTAAAAAACCAGTTGCTTCAAAAGCATCAACTGCTTCAAAAGCATCAACTGCTTCAAAAGCATCAACTGCTAAAAAACCAGCAGCTGGAAAAACAACAGATGATAAACCAAAAAAAACTACAACAAAAGTTAAAGAAACTAAGTAA